The following are from one region of the Lytechinus variegatus isolate NC3 chromosome 4, Lvar_3.0, whole genome shotgun sequence genome:
- the LOC121412415 gene encoding uncharacterized protein LOC121412415 has protein sequence MKEPHELVNEEVMVIWGSGKGTSTHHAKVLAVSDSKEKLITKRNKLCNDQPIDTDIETGRGKRKKKPVKFNYDESEEEEEETSCPAPTKKVKSSSKLGHCNELAKQLKRQMFGTNEAVHVHQTKSSASTTVSRELDQMKEEVEKLKKEKEVLQGKLIKEKASRENLQQQLLFLKGVPKFIDTFNGFMSKMEDFSRTVKHNNIRGYNGSNDQVKMASPLDEESSTVASPSSSPSTSSSKKPSNSQTHIYLTPTVTITKSLLQNCNSSDYRKYTCDLMLGMFGRKTLVNSSLTGGKNSAGQAKPPLDSEKVQAITSKKFWTFSLLKLYIAVGIIYVWGHVMSKFGRSVVDVRTVMLNKVSNEVKLAKKRSAALEAKKTDPGKESESNPKESDNVLDTDESDLDD, from the exons ATTCCAAAGAGAAGCTCATTACAAAGAGAAATAAACTGTGTAATGATCAACCCATTGATACCGACATTGAGACTGGCAGagggaagaggaaaaagaagccAGTAAAATTCAACTATGACGAGAgcgaggaagaggaggaggaaacTTCATGTCCGGCTCCAACTAAG AAAGTGAAATCTAGCAGCAAGCTGGGTCACTGTAATGAACTGGCAAAACAGCTGAAGAGGCAGATGTTTGGAACAAATGAAGcagtacatgtgcat CAGACAAAATCAAGTGCTAGCACTACAGTCTCTCGGGAGTTGgatcaaatgaaagaagaagTGGAAAAActgaagaaggaaaaggaggtGCTGCAAGGAAAGCTCATAAAAGAGAAGGCGTCAAGAGAAAACCTGCAGCAGCAGTTGTTATTCTTAAAAG GTGTGCCAAAATTTATTGACACTTTCAATGGTTTCATGAGCAAAATGGAGGATTTCTCAAGAACAGTCAAG CACAACAACATTCGAGGTTACAATGGCAGCAATGACCAAGTCAAGATGGCCAGCCCATTGGATGAAGAATCTTCTACAGtggcatcaccatcatcttcaccatccaCCTCATCTAGCAAGAAACCCAGTAATTCACAG ACCCATATATATCTGACCCCCACAGTGACCATAACCAAATCACTGTTGCAGAATTGCAACAGCAGCGATTATCGCAAATATACGTGTGATTTAATGCTTGGAATGTTTGGGAGGAAGACACTTGTGAACTCCTCTCTCACCGGAGGCAAGAACTCAGCTGGACAGGCGAAACCTCCTTTGGACAGTGAGAAGGTCCAAGCCATAACAAGTAAGAAGTTTTGGACATTTTCTTTGCTGAAACTGTACATAGCTGTTGGGATAATATATGTTTGGG gcCATGTGATGTCCAAGTTTGGGAGGTCGGTTGTAGACGTCCGCACAGTGATGCTAAACAAAGTAAGCAATGAGGTGAAGCTTGCTAAAAAGAGGTCTGCTGCACTAGAGGCCAAGAAAACGGACCCTGGCAAGGAATCAGAATCGAACCCAAAGGAATCGGATAATGTACTAGACACCGATGAATCGGACCTCGACGATTAA